The genomic segment AATCCCACCACGGCCGCGTCGATCAGGAACCAGAACTGCCAAAACAGAGTTCAGAGTGGCATAACCTGCTGGGTGGGCACTACActgttttattaaaactgtATTCTTGTACTTGTGACtcagaaagaattaactttcttcGATAACAAGGTACTTAGAGTGGCATAACCTTTCTCGCGGGATCGCTCTTGAGACGAAAGCTACGCATATTGACTTTGGGGAAACGCTCATCTATGATACTCTTCTCGCGGGCTCAAATGTTTTTGTAATGGCTTTGTAAAGACTTTGAATTCCGGGATGCGCGGAACTGGCCATACGGCATAGTTTCGAGTATTCGCCAGGTGAAGAAAGTCCAGAACTATCAAGCCGAGAGCACAGAGTACCAATAAACGGGTATTGACAGGCAAACCGGGCTTGTCGACCGAAATTGACAGCACCAAGTTCGCCAACGGCCAAACCCCGACAAGCCTTTCACGCCGTTACGGGCATGCAGGCGCAGAAAGCCGCCGGCGGCTAGGACGAATAAGGGCGACCACTGTGGATGTAGAACAATCTACAAGCGACCGATTCGGGGCTTCGACCAGCTCGGGCCAGGTTCACCTACAAGGGTATGTGCTGCAAGCGAGCTGTGAGTTTAGATGAACAGGAGCAGAAGGGGAATCGGCGCATGAGCCAAGCTTGGCGACTGTATTTCCACAGATTTCGACAACGTGGGCGGCTTGTGAGCAGCCCAGGGGTCAATGTCGTCAATCGTACTCTAGTTGCGACCCCAATCCAGGGGTGTTCGCCGGCGTCGACGACCGTGTTTGGTGGGAAATGGATCCCGCGTACATGTTGCTCCAATGTTTCAAACGAAGAGCACTTCGACCAAATCGTCACTGAAGCCTACTCCTATCGTGTGATCCTGGTTGGACGAGGCAACAAGGTCGAGCTCCTTTGGTCATCCTTGCCCTTTCACCACCCCTTTTCGCGTCCATGATGCCTGGATTTTTGTCCAGATGAGGGTAGTCTGCCATGATGTGGGGAGAAATCTCATCAGCAATGTGGGTGGGATGATGGATCATGGCGGCTGACAGTCTTTGCTTCCCATCCTCTTAGTGCGCTAGGGGTGGTGAGATATCTTCGATATAAGACAGCCATTTCTTCTCACCATTTTCATCTTTTCTCTATTCTCTATTCGTTCTCAACCATCGCTGTGTCTTTTGTCATTGTACAAACccctttctttctttttagaAACTTCACTTTCATTCATTCCCTGGTGGAAAATCAATCTCTTCATTTTCTTCCTGTCCAATCTTTCCAACCAACCGGTCTTCACCAAACCAAACCAACCCACAACACAAAATCAAGATGCGCTCCTTCGCCTTCCTCGCTGCCGCGGCCGTCGTGCCCCAGGCTATGGCCCACTACGTCTTCCCTACTCTCATCGTCAACGGTGAGCAGACCGAGCGCTACCAGTACGTCCGCGAGGCCAAGAACTCCAACTCTCCCGTCACCGACGTCACCTCCGACGGCATCGTCTGCAACATTGGCGGCAACGACGACGATGTCCTCGCAAAGACCCAGACCAAGGCCGTCAACGCCGGTGACGAGGTCGGCTTCATCGTCGAGAACGACATGGGCCACCCCGGTCCCCTCGCCGTCTACCTTTCCAAGGCTCCCTCCGGCGTCGCCTCCTACAAGGGTGACGGCGACTGGTTCAAGGTCTACGAGCTTTCCACCTCCAACATCACCGAGGCTGGTCTCCAGTGGGCCACTTACGTCAACAACGCCGGTATTCACAACTTCACCTTCACTCTCCCCAAGGAGGTCCCCACCGGCGAGTACCTGATGCGCGCTGAGCACATTGGCCTTCACGGCGCCGGCACCAAGGGCGGTGCCCAGTTCTACATCGCTTGCGCTCAGATCTCCGTCACTGGTACCTCCACCGAGACCCCCTCGCCCGTCGTCAAGTTCCCCGGCGTCTACACCGGCGAGGAGCCCGGCCTGTTGATCAACATCTACTACCCTGCCCCCAAGAACTACACCGTCCCCGGTGGCCCCGTTGCCTTCTCCGGATGCGAGGACCACACTGCCAACCTTCTCGGCCAGACCTCCGACGGTGACTGCACTGGCTCCGATGGTGCCACCACTCCCACCACCCCCACTACTCCTACCACCCCTTCCACCTCCGCCGCTCCCTCTGCAGGCATCCCCGACTACAACGGCGGCAACAGCACCAGCCCCGCTGAGCCCTCTGCTGCTCCTACCGCTGCCGCTGGCGAGGGTGACGACTGCGAGAAGTCTGCTGCTCGCCGCCGCGTCCGCTCCATGCGCCGCAAGCTTGCCCGTGCTGCTTCCTTCTAAAGCGGTCAAGAGAGTTGAGAAGTTGGAAAAGTTTTTGGACATAAACCCCTGAGCTATGCTGTCACCACTTGGTATTAGCAGTGCTCAACACATTATTCTTGTATATACATATGACTTAAGACACTGGATGTAAATGCGATTAGATATCGGGCGATCCTTTGTACAAAGGCGTCCTCATGTTTGAAATATGAGAATCATTCGCATGAAACCTTCACTTCCCATCCTTGGGTCCTGTGAACTGCCCACACCTGACTTTGGAAATGAATGTGCTCAAGGGGTTGGCCATAGTACAACAGTTGACCTGGTCAAAAGTTCTGTCACACAACTGAGCCAGGCAACCACCTGCTGCCAATGATTCCCCTTTTTGTttgaaggaaaaaaaaagaaaaaagaaatgACTGATCTAGGTTCAGATGCTACAGCTCACCATCCTCACAGTCTTCATCTTCATGGGCGTTAGTCAAGAGGTCAGGCTTTGATCGGGTGTAGCTTGGAGGAAAGCTTGGAAAAAGGTATCGGATGACTGACTGATACCAGCTTGAGCCTGCGTCTTGACGCTTGTGAAACCCCTTGAAGCCGGTGTCTCCAAGCCATGATGGGGATATACTTGAAGACTCAATCAACATTCTCGCAATTGAGCACATGATCTTCGTTGTGTAATGCTTTGAGCAAAGTGTCTCAATCTATCATGTAACTTTCCGCACATTTTCCTCTGACATGCGTATGAGTATCTGACCGAAAACCGGGCCTTTTCGTGGCTTAGTTTAGGAGGCATTTCGTGTCACTCACAACTCACTTCGTAACCCCCGAGGCCGGTTCTAGTTCGTGGCACCATAAGATGTTCCTATCACCCCTTCCAATCGCTTGTAAATACCTGGAATGCATTCAATCTTCTTGGAGCGGTTGCGGGAACTAACATGAACATGCAATTCTGCACCAGACTGCGACATGCCTCTTGTAACGCAAAATGGGCAAGTGTTCATGCGAACATGATCGAAGGCCTTGATACTTCGGGAAACCCTCATTCTGATGACTTCAGCTGCTATGTACGTACATGTAATCACACATCAAGTTGTGAATGCAGCAGGTCTCCATAATTGCCATAAAGTCTGGGTATCAGCATTGGTCTCCACTGGTATTGGTAGCATCGCAAACATATCATTCCAACTCATCATTCACTCGTCAAGAGTTCATCATCGTTGCTTCGCTCTTCTATGCAAAATGGGTTCAAATATCATTGTTCCATACCAGTATATGCCTCTACGGAGCCCGGACTCGATTCGCATCGTCGTCCTCGACCCGGCTGCGGATACCCAGTCTCCTCTGCAATGCTCCTTAGAGCAATATGACAAAGCGGAGCAGATGAAGAATTTCGGCACAGAAAAGGATTTTGAGGCCGTCTCATACACCTGGGGAGACGCACCACCGTCTTGTCAATTGCTTATTGATGGTGCATTCTCTTTCGACATCAGCCCGACAGTCGATTCACTCTTGAGAGCTCTACGGCAGCCGTCCACAACCAGATCTCTTTGGATAGATGCGATTTGCCTCAACCAGCAAGATACTGGCGAGAAAGCGCAACAACTTCCTCGCATGGGTCGGATCTACAAAGGAGCGAAAGAAGTCCACATATGGCTCGGTGACCCAGACGACAAGACAGCAGCAATCTTTTCTGCTATACGCATGATGCAAACCATCCCGGACACAAAACAAGTGAAAATAATGGCTGAAGCAACATTGAAAATAACTAAGAGCCAAATTGGGGCCGATCACATCCTTCAACTCAAGCGTTTCCTTTCCCGGCCTTGGTTCTCGCGCCGTTGGATTATACAGGAGGCATGCCTAGCCAAAGAGGCCAAAGTCCACTGCGGAACATCCTCTCTAGGTCTGCCTTGGTTTGTCGCCGCTGCTCGCCAGCTGGAATGTGTCGAAGAGCTATACGGGTTCCAGTACCACTACCGGATCCTGATGATGAAGAGTCTGAGCGAAGAGCGGAAGCCGATCCTCCAGCTGCTCTGGAACTTACACGCTGCTAAATGTAGGGAGCCAGAAGATAGAATTGCTGCGTTGTTCGGTTTGATACCAGACCATGAGCAAATCATGGACCAGCAAAGTTATCTCGATCTTCGACAACACTGGACAGTTCTGTATCGAAGGCTCGCACTGGCGATGTTCCGGCGTGGCCAGAAGACTGCTTTGCAGATGCTCCTTCACTTGGCTGAGTTCGGGCCGCTCAATGAATCTGACGACTATTACCCGTCGTGGGTGCCGAATTGGACCAGAGAACGGCGGAGGAATCTTCCATTCTACAACATGAGCAGCAATGTCGATGCCTTTGACTATCCCGAGAAGCCTGGCTTTCCAGAGGTTGCTGTTGTCATGGACTTGGAGCGCGCCTCCACATTCGCCTTGCCACCTGTTAACCCCGTTGGAGACGAATGGGTTATGCAAGAGATCCCCGGGGCAACACCAAATTGGACAGACGACCGTACCACGCGGTTTTTGTTTAAACAGGACCGAATATTCATTCGCTGGTACGATTCCTCGGGTGGCCCCAGTGGCCGTACGGTCAATTATTTCATGTTCGCGGATGCACCCGACGAATACCCCGAGTCTTTCTCTCCGTTGCATAGTCTCGCCAAACTCTGGCACAAGTTCTTCCCGCCCAGCTTCCCATATGCAGAGGGCGACTCGGACAAGATTGAGACCATTGCTATGCTATTCCATACCATTTTACGCTTTCGCAACCCCACCAAGATACCGCCTGAGGAGAGATTCATCCAAAATACCCTCAAAAATCTGGGCGAGCTACAACGACACAAACTCTCCTTGGACCAGGCCAAGCTCATAGACCAAATTTACACAATGATGGAAGAAAATGTTTTCTTCAGTCTAGAGCCGCGGGATCTCCCGGAAGACCTCAGCCCTTCATTCAGGTCTCGAGGTGAATACGGCTTTGGTCCTCGTACGCTCTTCCCTGGGGATATCCTGATTCCGGTGTGGCGTCTGAAGGAGGATCCCGCGAGGCGTTCGTGCATCATGCGACACGACGAGACGGGACGACACATGGCCACTATGTTGGTGTTGAGGATCGAGCGCGGACCTGAAGACACACAATATTCCCCTATACCTTTTTGTGCTCCGATTGACCCAGCTACTGGAGTCCCCAGGGAACCCCCGCATATAAAGCGGATGAGGTATCCGAAACGGAGTAAGCCTTACCCTGTTGCAGGACCCAAAGAGTCAGCTCCAGAGAACGCGGCTGCACCTGATCAGCACAGAGTGGTCGGAAAGCCGGTCAGAAGAGGTCGTGTCATTGGCATGGCGGTATGTATTACGTCTGATGGGACGAAGCGATACGCTGAGCACGACATCCGTCTCGAAGGGGAAATGCATAAAGATCTGGATGTAGATCAGCCATGCCTCATTGAGTTGTACTAGGCGCTTTTCTAGAGCGCGATTCTTCTGGCCAACCTCACTCTTACATTGTGTTACATGCGTCACAACGCACTACTACATGTAAACATGTAATATAAGTCTACTAGGTGATTAAGTATGTGCAGCGCGTGCATTCTAGAATGAGGGAGTCAGATACCCACTTTATCCAGGTCGAAATGAACTGATTGCCTGACAGGTGCCATAATCATCTTTTGTTGCAGTCATGAGAAGTGATCAGTCGATAAGAAACCCATCGACAATTGTGACAATAGCTCCAAAACCACCTAGCATTGCCTTACTATGAGGGGATGTAAACTTGTCTTGATGAGAAAATCGCTTTGTCTTCCGATGGCCCGATATGCAGATCTCGTAGATCTCGAAACTTGCAGACACTCTTGCATCGAGAGGCCGTCAGGTGCATTCCCTTAGCTGAACCACTATGCAGCTGGAAGAATCTGTCAACTAGACTAGGTCTTAACCTCTTATCTAAAGAGGCGCCAGACAACTAGCGGTTGATGATTTGAAAAACACCACCCGGAGCCGCAATGGGGCGGCAATGCGGAACCGCAACGCCGCAACGCGGAAATGTGCTTTACGGACTTAGCTTCCTTTGCCCCGGATTTCTCATGCATGATCCCGCGCCTTTCCCCGCACTCAACCCCCACCGACGCTGATGTGCAAACCAAAAGGTACCCGGAACGATGGCCCTTTGACTCTTTGGCTGCTGGCATCGTGGGATGAACGATTCAAGCATGTGTGAAGTCTTTCGAGAGAGATGTAGATCAAATCAGATCATTTCAGATGGCAGTATGCATTCCATCCAATGCCCAAACCTTTGGGTCTCTACCAAAGCTTGGAGCAACCTCGCATAGTCTCTAGATCTTGGGGGACCAACCATCCCTTACCAACCCTGCGACCTCAAGTGCGGAGAAGCTCCGTCTTAGTTGACGACAAGCTGCGTCAACGCCCCTCAGTCTGGGGTAATTCGAGCCGCCGGCGGGTCCAAACAGCCCGTATCAAGGCAGAGTTCAAGCTAATCCATCCAAGCAGAGCGCGTCCAACTTGGCAGAAATATCCTGAAGCTCTATGATTTGCCCGCTGGATCAGCCTTGAATCCCCCAGTTGCCCCGTTCCCCCGCATTCGAGGAAGCCGGTTGCGCGCTATCGTCTGCAACTGAGAGACAATGTGCGGCCCTTGGCGCCTCTAAACTCCACAAAACCACTACGGATGGGAAAACTGTTGAGAGCTAAGGCGGCACAGCAGGACGCCATTACTTCGTGGACTGTGTGCGACAGAGTTTCATTTCTTTGCCCGATCTATCCCCGGAGGACCCCCTCAAAATGCGTTGTCGCGTCAAAAGCTGTCAGGTGATGTCACGACTCAGCCCTCCGGTGCGGAGGAAGGGAAGCTGTCACTGGGGATGAAGATCTCTCGTCCTGCATAAAGTCTCCTTTGCGACCCTCCTTTGAAGGCATTCCCACATCAATCCTCCCCAGAAGCATCTGCAGGCAGACCATCAAATATTACAACACCACCTTAGACCAAATACCTCGAAACAATGGCAGGAACCTTTCCGCGAAGCGAACGAATCGAGCCGGGCTCAGTCAACCTCCCACCCCGCGAGTATCCCCCATCTGTTCGCTCAACATCGGTTGATGCGGGGAAGGCCGCGACAGATGTCATCAACGCCTTCAACGCTGCACTGAACTCCAAGGACTACAACAAGCTCGCACAACTCTTCGTCGCTGACGGCTACTGGAGGGACCACCTAGCGCTATCATGGGACCTCCGCACCCTCAAGGGTAGGGAGAAGATCCAGAGCTTCCTCAGCGAGGCGTGCCGGCTCAAGGAGGTGCAAATCGATACATCCACGGCCTACAGGGCACCTCACTTTGCGCCGCTCGATGCTCATGGCAAGGTCCAATGCCTGCAATACTTCCTCAAGGTCAAGACGGATGTCGGACCTGGCGAGGGTGTCGTGCGCATGGTTGAGTCTGGCGATAAGTGGGAGATCTTTACATTCTTTACGACCCTGCGCGAAATCGCGGGTCACGAAGAGCCTACTCGGCACCGACGAGAGAAGGGTGTTGACCACGTCCAGAAGCGAGAAAGCAAGAATTGGAAGGAGAAGAGCGAAGATAGCGTCAACTACGTTGATAGCGAGCCTACGGTGGTGATTGTCGGTAGGCATTTTGACCTCCGGCGTTCAGCTTTCCATCAGATGATACTGACAGTGATGTAGGTGCCGGCCAAGCTGGTCTCACGATCGCCGCTCGGCTGAAGATGCTCAAAGTCAATGCCCTTGTTGTAGACAAGCATCAGCGCATCGGTGACTCCTGGCGCAAGCGATATCACCAACTTGTCCTCCACGACCCAGTTTGGTACGATCACCTACCGTATATCAACTTCCCAAGCCACTGGCCCGTATTCACGCCCAAGGATAAGATGGGAGACTTCTTCGAGGCGTACGCCAGCCTTCTCGAGCTCAACGTCTGGATGTCAACAACCCTCACAAAGTCGTCGTGGGATGATTCAAAGAGGCAGTGGACCGTCACTCTCCACAGGCAAAAGCCCGACGGATCCAAGGAAACTCGGACTTTGCACCCTCGCCACGTCATCCAGGCGACGGGCCACTCTGGCAAGATGTTCTTCCCTAGTATCAAGGGCATGGACAAATTCAAGGGAGATCGCCTCTGTCACAGCTCCGAGTTCCCGGGCGCCAGGCCTAACTCAAAGGGCAAGAAGGCTATCGTCGTTGGTTCGTGCAACTCGGGTCACGACATTGCACAGGATTTCTACGAACAAGGATACGATGTCACCATGGTACAGCGTAGCTCAACCTCCGTCGTCTCCTCAAGTTCAATCACAGACATTGGTCTGAAAGGCCTCTACGACGAGGACTCACCCCCAGTCGACGACGCCGACCTGTGGCTGTGGAGCTTGCCCGCTGAGCTCTTCAAATCGCTCCAAGTCGGCACCACGGAAGTACAAAATGCCAACGACGCCGAGCTCCTCTCAGGCCTCCAAAAAGCCGGCTTCAACCTAGACATGGGACCAAGCGGAGGCGGCTTCTTCGTCAAGTACTTCCAGCGCGGTGGCGGCTACTATATCGACGTCGGATGCAGCCAGCTCATCATCGACGGCGAGATCAAGATCAAGAGCGGTCAGGAGATCACAGAGGTTCTCCCCAATGGTCTCAAGTTCGCGGATGGCTCGGAGCTTCAGGGCGACGAGATCATCTCCGCGACGGGATACCAGAACATGCGCACCGAGGCGCGCAACATCTTTGGCGACGAGCTCGCCGATCGTGTTGGCGATGTGTGGGGGTGGGACGAGGAAGGCGAGTTCAGGACCATGTGGCGGCCAACGGGGCACCCTGGCTTCTGGTTCATGGGCGGCAATCTCGCAATTTGTCGGTACTACTCTAAGATTTTGGCATTGCAGATCAAGGcggtggaggaggggatCGATCAGAACAAGAGCCACACTAAGACTTTAGGAACGGCGGGAGGTGTTCCCAAGCTGTGAATGACTTGTACTGCTTGCTGCGTTTATTTCAGGCGTAATGAAATACCTTTCTGAAGCTCTCTCACTTGAATCCGTTATTACGGCCATTCTCCTGCCTGCTGTTTTCACCGTGGCTATCGGGCCCTTATCGCCGTCAACAACCGCGCAGCGCCGGTAACGGGCGGATCAGAGTGGGGCCGGTCTGGATCAGGTATTCCGGAGAAAGTGTGACCGTGGAATCGAAACTCGGGATATTCTGTGACCGAACCATGGGCTGAAATCTTGTTTTGTCTGTTACTTTACTTGTCTATACATCTTTGAGCTTAGCTATGGGCGACTTTACTGCCCACATGGTCTGTGTTGCGGGCTTCAATG from the Colletotrichum lupini chromosome 3, complete sequence genome contains:
- a CDS encoding HET domain-containing protein; translated protein: MGSNIIVPYQYMPLRSPDSIRIVVLDPAADTQSPLQCSLEQYDKAEQMKNFGTEKDFEAVSYTWGDAPPSCQLLIDGAFSFDISPTVDSLLRALRQPSTTRSLWIDAICLNQQDTGEKAQQLPRMGRIYKGAKEVHIWLGDPDDKTAAIFSAIRMMQTIPDTKQVKIMAEATLKITKSQIGADHILQLKRFLSRPWFSRRWIIQEACLAKEAKVHCGTSSLGLPWFVAAARQLECVEELYGFQYHYRILMMKSLSEERKPILQLLWNLHAAKCREPEDRIAALFGLIPDHEQIMDQQSYLDLRQHWTVLYRRLALAMFRRGQKTALQMLLHLAEFGPLNESDDYYPSWVPNWTRERRRNLPFYNMSSNVDAFDYPEKPGFPEVAVVMDLERASTFALPPVNPVGDEWVMQEIPGATPNWTDDRTTRFLFKQDRIFIRWYDSSGGPSGRTVNYFMFADAPDEYPESFSPLHSLAKLWHKFFPPSFPYAEGDSDKIETIAMLFHTILRFRNPTKIPPEERFIQNTLKNLGELQRHKLSLDQAKLIDQIYTMMEENVFFSLEPRDLPEDLSPSFRSRGEYGFGPRTLFPGDILIPVWRLKEDPARRSCIMRHDETGRHMATMLVLRIERGPEDTQYSPIPFCAPIDPATGVPREPPHIKRMRYPKRSKPYPVAGPKESAPENAAAPDQHRVVGKPVRRGRVIGMAVCITSDGTKRYAEHDIRLEGEMHKDLDVDQPCLIELY
- a CDS encoding glycosyl hydrolase family 61, producing the protein MRSFAFLAAAAVVPQAMAHYVFPTLIVNGEQTERYQYVREAKNSNSPVTDVTSDGIVCNIGGNDDDVLAKTQTKAVNAGDEVGFIVENDMGHPGPLAVYLSKAPSGVASYKGDGDWFKVYELSTSNITEAGLQWATYVNNAGIHNFTFTLPKEVPTGEYLMRAEHIGLHGAGTKGGAQFYIACAQISVTGTSTETPSPVVKFPGVYTGEEPGLLINIYYPAPKNYTVPGGPVAFSGCEDHTANLLGQTSDGDCTGSDGATTPTTPTTPTTPSTSAAPSAGIPDYNGGNSTSPAEPSAAPTAAAGEGDDCEKSAARRRVRSMRRKLARAASF